The Lepeophtheirus salmonis chromosome 1, UVic_Lsal_1.4, whole genome shotgun sequence genome has a segment encoding these proteins:
- the LOC121132103 gene encoding epithelial sodium channel subunit gamma-like: MGILHILSEVCKNFGKKTSIAGLNHAVNSSSHLRRFAWLSIFFILMVFTFQTFLDTVLDFTSYPVLTSVNVTRKFNLPFPAVTICNLNRVQCTNLVYTQYQESEKMKLSPTNGTIDTVQLLNELVDLTKCLEQLCNKMNKFVGPVRVGPLGNYVDTTLLAIANLKCPVSIHIGRNCYYYKSIEEEAYKLNNTELYNRSIEAWNYQKCKAEEACSYKPQSDVPLQVRFEPLKFCEGKKFKTPSLFKGKFTKRHKNPLVMVEEAKFFNIFFKLPIYIQNAIGHQFESKLQYIHQYELTTKGFILSCQYRGESCLEKNASWTMINLPRYGNCYTLNSMNYPYNKLQSTSLTGAANGIELSFFVDQDNYIVSRLSEKAGVRIIIHEPGDFPLPDENGIDLQPGTATSIAIQKSDIIRLPKPYKSECFSNWSETPYENMTLDHPSYSIIVCQRICLQKWLKQKCGCTHPHIRQIGGFSKRKICNITPDAKENMDYKCFLEFIERFDNGSYNCQCNVACLEVDYSCQNTVSTWPSNEFWETLALELNLIDENLLPLPETLENKFRTDIQKNFVKTDIYYQTMSVKVIEQIPKYSYGTFIAGLGGSLSLYLGIAIIMIFEILEFIIDLFSRLGYYFVKGNKVKIISIKNRSLTSHPKY, encoded by the exons ATGGGAATATTGCATATATTATCTGAAGTGTGTAAAAACTTTGgcaaaaaaacttcaattgCTGGCTTAAACCATGCAGTCAACAGTTCTTCGCATTTAAGACGATTTGCTTGgctgtccattttttttattctaatggTGTTTACTTTCCAG acaTTCCTCGACACTGTTCTTGATTTTACATCATATCCTGTCCTCACATCCGTCAACGTCACTCGAAAGTTTAATTTACCCTTTCCTGCAGTgacaatttgtaatttaaatag agtTCAATGCACGAATTTGGTTTATACTCAATACCAGGAATCTGAAAAAATGAAGCTCTCTCCAACCAACGGCACTATCGATACCGTACAATTACTGAATGAACTCGTTGACTTAACAAAATGTCTGGAACaactttgtaataaaatgaacaagtttGTTGGGCCTGTTCGAGTTGGACCATTAGGAAATTATGTTGACACGACCTTGTTAGCAATTGCTAACTTAAA GTGTCCCGTTTCTATTCATATTGGTCGGAATTGTTACTATTACAAATCAATTGAAGAAGAGgcctataaattaaataatactgaatTATACAATCGAAGTATAGAAGCTTGgaattatcaaaaatgtaaGGCGGAGGAAGCGTGTTCATACAAACCTCAATCGGATGTACCTTTACAAGTTAGATTTGAACCTCTCAAATTTTGTGAAGGAAAGAAATTTAAGACCCCTTCACTGTTTAAAGGCAAATTTACAAAGCGTCACAAAAATCCCCTTGTCATGGTAGAAGAAGctaaattttttaacatcttCTTCAAACTTCCTATTTACATTCAGAACGCAATAGGGCATCA GTTTGAAAGTAAATTACAGTACATCCATCAATATGAATTAACCACAAAGGGATTCATATTGTCATGTCAATATAGAGGAGAGTCATGCCTTGAGAAAAATGCTTCGTGGACGATGATCAATTTGCCTCGATATGGAAACTGTTATACCCTCAATTCCATGAACTATCCCTACAATAAACTACAGTCCACTTCTCTTACTGGTGCTGCCAACGGaattgaattatctttttttgtagaTCAAGACAATTATATTGTTTCAAGACTGTCTGAAAAGGCTGGtgttagaattattattcatgaaCCTGGAGATTTTCCCCTTCCAGATGAAAATGGGATTGATCTACAACCCGGAACAGCAACATCAATTGCAATTCAAAAG AGTGATATTATTCGATTACCAAAACCGTACAAATCAGAATGTTTCTCTAATTGGTCTGAAACTCCATACGAAAATATGACGTTAGACCATCCATCCTATTCAATTATA GTATGCCAGCGAATTTGCCTTCAAAAGTGGTTGAAACAGAAATGTGGTTGTACTCATCCCCATATTAGACAAATAGGCggattttcaaaaaggaaaatatgtaatattactCCCGATGCTAAAGAAA atatggATTATAAATGCTTTTTAGAATTCATAGAAAGATTTGACAATGGATCATATAATTGTCAATGTAATGTTGCCTGCTTAGAAGTCGATTATTCCTGTCAAAATACAGTATCAACATGGCCATCAAATGAATTTTGG gaaACCTTGGCTCTGGAACTCAATCTCATTGATGAAAATCTTTTACCTCTCCCAGAAACACTTGAAAACAAATTTCGAACGGATATACaaaagaattttgtaaaaacagATATCTATTATCAAACCATGAGTGTCAAGGTTATAGAGcaaattccaaaatattct TATGGAACTTTTATAGCTGGACTTGGGGGATCTCTGAGCTTATATCTTGGAATTGCCATCattatgatatttgaaattttagagTTCATCATTGATTTGTTCAGTCGTTTgggatattattttgttaaggggaataaagtaaaaatcatCAGCATCAAAAACAGAAGCCTAACATCTCATccgaaatattaa